A genomic window from Alkalihalobacillus sp. AL-G includes:
- the ftsA gene encoding cell division protein FtsA codes for MNSSEIFISLDIGTSNIKVIIGEMSDENFNVIGVGNAKSEGIKKGSIVDIDETVRSIKKAVEQAERMVGLQINSVIVGITGNHVQLQPCHGVVAVSSEDREIRDEDIKRVIDAAQVMSIPPEREIIDVIPREFIVDGLGEINDPRGMIGVRLEMEGILITGSKTVLHNVLRCVERAGLQVADICLQPLSAGAVALNKDERNLGVALVDMGAGSTTLTVFDQGSIQFTKVLPIGGDFVTKDISIGLRTTTEDAEGVKQKHGHAFIDMASEEEFFNVARIGSSDEQEFNQYELSHIIEPRMAEIFELILEELSRNGYHELPGGFVLTGGVVTMPGVLELAREILDQNVRVSMPDYIGVREAQYTTGVGLIQFTYKNVKVQGKEVAASISEEQLEEQTVKNRRNTEQRVEKEMNKPGVKNRMKDWFGTFFE; via the coding sequence ATGAACAGCAGCGAGATATTTATTAGCTTAGACATCGGTACATCCAATATTAAAGTGATCATCGGAGAAATGTCTGATGAAAACTTTAATGTCATTGGAGTTGGAAATGCTAAATCTGAAGGAATAAAAAAAGGTTCAATTGTTGATATTGATGAAACTGTTCGTTCTATTAAAAAAGCTGTAGAACAAGCCGAAAGAATGGTAGGGCTTCAAATTAATTCTGTGATCGTCGGAATCACTGGTAATCATGTCCAACTTCAGCCGTGTCACGGTGTTGTGGCAGTTTCGAGTGAGGATCGCGAAATACGTGATGAGGATATTAAACGCGTTATTGACGCCGCACAAGTGATGTCGATTCCTCCAGAAAGAGAGATTATCGATGTCATACCTAGAGAGTTCATCGTAGATGGTCTTGGCGAAATCAATGATCCAAGGGGTATGATCGGTGTCCGACTCGAAATGGAAGGGATTTTGATTACTGGGTCAAAAACGGTATTACATAATGTGCTCAGATGTGTAGAGCGAGCAGGATTACAAGTGGCAGACATTTGTTTGCAACCACTTTCAGCAGGAGCTGTGGCACTGAATAAAGACGAACGGAATCTTGGGGTTGCTCTCGTAGATATGGGAGCGGGTTCAACCACATTAACCGTCTTTGATCAAGGATCAATTCAGTTTACAAAAGTACTTCCGATCGGTGGGGATTTTGTTACAAAGGATATCTCCATTGGACTCCGCACTACGACAGAAGATGCTGAGGGTGTGAAACAAAAGCATGGACATGCTTTTATCGACATGGCATCGGAAGAAGAATTTTTTAACGTAGCACGTATCGGATCATCGGATGAACAGGAATTTAATCAGTATGAATTGTCTCATATTATCGAACCAAGGATGGCAGAGATCTTTGAACTGATTTTAGAGGAATTGAGTCGGAATGGATACCACGAACTTCCTGGAGGCTTTGTATTGACTGGCGGTGTTGTTACAATGCCTGGTGTTTTGGAACTGGCACGGGAAATCCTTGATCAGAACGTACGGGTCTCGATGCCAGACTATATCGGTGTTCGGGAAGCACAATATACGACAGGTGTGGGGCTGATCCAGTTCACCTATAAAAATGTAAAGGTGCAGGGTAAAGAAGTAGCGGCTTCAATTTCAGAGGAACAACTTGAAGAACAGACTGTAAAAAATCGCCGCAACACAGAACAACGGGTAGAAAAAGAAATGAACAAACCCGGTGTGAAAAACCGAATGAAAGATTGGTTTGGAACGTTCTTTGAATAA
- the spoVE gene encoding stage V sporulation protein E, which yields MPKAKKTPDFVLVVITLTLLAIGLIAVYSASAQSAEINFGDEFFFAKRQLLFATLGIVAMFFIMQIDYWTWGTWSKILLILCIVLLIAVLIPGIGLVRGGARSWIGVGSFSIQPSEFTKLAMIAFLAKYLSVNQKKITSFKKGLAPSLGVVLFAFGMIMLQPDLGTGAVLVGTCVVMIYVAGARISHFVGLGVIGLLGFVALIISAPYRIKRITSFLDPWKDPLESGFQIIQSLYAIGPGGLLGLGLGQSRQKYGYLPEPQTDFIFAILAEELGFIGGSLVLLLFGLLLWRGIRIALGAPDLFGSLLAVGIIGMISIQVMINIGVVTGLMPVTGITLPFLSYGGSSLTLMLLALGVLLNISRYARY from the coding sequence TTGCCTAAAGCTAAAAAAACACCAGATTTCGTATTGGTAGTCATTACGTTGACGTTGCTGGCAATTGGATTGATTGCCGTTTATAGTGCGAGTGCTCAATCGGCAGAGATCAATTTCGGTGATGAATTTTTCTTTGCGAAACGGCAGCTTCTATTTGCTACCCTTGGGATTGTTGCTATGTTTTTTATTATGCAGATCGATTACTGGACGTGGGGAACATGGTCAAAAATCCTTTTGATTTTATGTATTGTCCTTTTAATTGCTGTACTTATTCCCGGAATCGGTTTAGTTCGAGGTGGTGCAAGAAGCTGGATCGGAGTCGGGTCTTTTTCCATCCAACCATCGGAATTTACAAAGCTAGCCATGATCGCTTTTCTTGCAAAGTACTTATCTGTCAATCAGAAAAAGATTACATCTTTTAAAAAGGGTCTTGCTCCATCATTGGGAGTCGTTTTGTTTGCATTTGGAATGATTATGCTGCAGCCAGATCTTGGGACAGGTGCTGTTCTTGTTGGAACGTGTGTTGTGATGATTTATGTAGCAGGGGCCAGAATCAGTCATTTTGTTGGGTTGGGCGTAATTGGACTACTCGGGTTTGTAGCATTGATTATTTCAGCACCATATCGAATAAAACGTATCACTTCCTTTCTCGACCCGTGGAAGGATCCACTAGAAAGTGGATTCCAAATCATCCAATCACTTTATGCGATAGGACCAGGTGGACTATTAGGGCTTGGTCTCGGACAGAGCAGACAAAAATACGGGTATCTACCAGAACCTCAGACCGATTTTATTTTTGCCATTTTAGCTGAGGAATTAGGGTTTATAGGTGGATCTCTCGTGTTACTGCTGTTTGGACTTTTATTATGGAGAGGAATCCGAATCGCACTCGGTGCACCTGATTTATTCGGTAGTTTACTTGCAGTCGGAATTATAGGAATGATCTCGATACAAGTTATGATCAATATAGGTGTTGTAACTGGACTTATGCCTGTCACTGGGATCACATTACCGTTTTTAAGCTATGGTGGGTCCTCCCTGACATTAATGTTATTGGCACTCGGTGTTCTTTTAAACATTAGCAGGTATGCTCGTTACTGA
- the sigG gene encoding RNA polymerase sporulation sigma factor SigG: MTRNKVEICGVDTSKLPVLKNTEMRVLFAQMQSGDLTAREKLVNGNLRLVLSVIQRFNNRGEYVDDLFQVGCIGLMKSIDNFDLGQNVKFSTYAVPMIIGEIRRYLRDNNPIRVSRSLRDIAYKALQVRDKIVSKESREPNPQEIARELGVTKEEVVFALDAIQDPVSLFEPIYNDGGEPIYVMDQISDDKNKDYQWIEEIALREAMTRLNQREKMILTMRFFQGKTQMEVADEIGISQAQVSRLEKAAINQMNKSIQSS, from the coding sequence ATGACACGAAATAAGGTAGAAATTTGTGGCGTTGATACATCTAAGCTTCCAGTTTTAAAAAACACTGAAATGAGAGTGTTATTCGCTCAAATGCAAAGTGGTGATTTGACCGCAAGAGAAAAACTCGTCAATGGGAACTTAAGACTTGTTTTAAGTGTCATTCAGCGTTTTAATAACCGAGGCGAGTATGTAGATGACCTTTTTCAAGTTGGGTGTATCGGATTGATGAAATCGATCGACAACTTTGATCTAGGGCAGAATGTTAAATTTTCAACGTATGCGGTACCGATGATTATCGGGGAGATACGCAGGTATTTACGAGACAACAATCCAATCCGTGTTTCTCGTTCATTACGTGATATTGCGTACAAAGCGCTTCAGGTACGGGATAAAATCGTAAGTAAAGAGTCCAGGGAGCCGAACCCTCAGGAAATTGCACGTGAGCTTGGAGTGACAAAAGAAGAAGTGGTTTTTGCACTTGATGCAATACAAGATCCAGTTTCATTATTCGAGCCGATTTATAATGATGGCGGAGAACCGATTTATGTGATGGATCAAATTAGTGATGATAAAAATAAGGATTATCAATGGATTGAAGAAATTGCTTTACGTGAAGCGATGACTCGACTTAACCAACGTGAAAAAATGATCCTTACGATGAGGTTCTTTCAAGGGAAAACACAAATGGAAGTAGCAGATGAAATCGGCATTTCTCAAGCACAAGTATCCAGACTCGAAAAAGCAGCGATCAATCAAATGAATAAAAGTATCCAAAGCAGTTGA
- the sigE gene encoding RNA polymerase sporulation sigma factor SigE translates to MGNLKLRLTLFWYKLLIKLGVKAEEIYYIGGNEALPSPLSKDEEAHLLKKLPKGDKAARAMLIERNLRLVVYIARKFENTGINIEDLISIGTIGLIKAVNTFNPEKKIKLATYASRCIENEILMYLRRNNKTRSEVSFDEPLNVDWDGNELLLSDVLGTDDDIITRDIEANVDRKLLVKALYTLSPREKQIMELRFGLSGGEERTQKDVADLLGISQSYISRLEKRIIKRLQKEFNKMM, encoded by the coding sequence ATGGGGAATTTGAAGCTCCGATTAACGCTATTTTGGTATAAATTATTAATTAAGCTGGGTGTGAAGGCAGAGGAAATATACTACATAGGGGGTAATGAAGCGTTACCTTCACCTCTCAGTAAGGATGAGGAAGCCCATTTACTTAAAAAGCTTCCAAAAGGGGACAAAGCTGCACGTGCGATGCTGATTGAGCGGAATTTGCGGCTTGTCGTTTACATCGCACGTAAATTTGAAAACACCGGAATCAATATTGAAGATCTAATTAGTATCGGAACGATCGGCTTAATAAAAGCCGTGAACACATTTAATCCTGAAAAGAAAATCAAGTTAGCTACCTACGCATCGCGATGTATTGAGAATGAGATCTTAATGTATTTAAGAAGGAACAACAAAACACGATCAGAAGTTTCGTTTGATGAACCGTTGAATGTAGACTGGGATGGAAATGAACTTCTCTTATCTGATGTGCTTGGGACAGACGATGACATCATTACACGTGATATTGAAGCGAATGTTGACCGGAAGCTACTCGTTAAAGCCCTATACACCTTATCACCGCGTGAAAAACAAATTATGGAGCTACGCTTCGGATTATCGGGCGGTGAGGAGAGAACACAAAAAGATGTTGCCGATTTACTCGGTATTTCTCAATCCTATATTTCAAGGCTAGAAAAAAGAATCATTAAGCGGCTCCAAAAGGAATTTAACAAAATGATGTAA
- the spoIIGA gene encoding sigma-E processing peptidase SpoIIGA, whose translation MTIYLDVIWFLNLCIDFLLLWLTALILKRNTSKKRLFVGALAGSLYVFFLFADTGVVYHPVVKLIYSAFIIFITFGYKRFASFVQGLFMFYFTTFITGGGLLGIHYFLQSDAQVINGVIQTKSSGLGDPISWLFVVIMFPVMIIFTKRRVGHLEVRKLHYEQNMTFEVKIDTVMLKGTGLMDSGNQLHDPISKHPVMILDTTEFKDQLPKAVIDLAANLDQIGQTEDDENSWIDRLRLIPYRVVGSSNQFLAGIKADHVYIWENDVKHETKNVIVGLSLTNISGERDYNAILHPKMLLNAKVTSSAS comes from the coding sequence ATGACAATTTATTTGGATGTCATTTGGTTTCTGAATCTGTGTATTGATTTTTTGTTACTTTGGTTAACAGCTTTGATTTTGAAACGCAACACTTCTAAAAAACGGTTGTTCGTAGGTGCATTGGCAGGTTCACTGTATGTGTTTTTTTTATTTGCAGATACGGGAGTCGTGTATCATCCAGTTGTAAAACTGATTTACTCGGCATTCATTATTTTTATCACGTTCGGTTACAAGAGGTTTGCATCTTTTGTACAAGGGTTATTCATGTTTTATTTCACTACTTTCATTACAGGAGGAGGTTTACTAGGAATACACTATTTCTTACAAAGTGATGCACAAGTGATCAATGGCGTGATACAAACGAAGTCTAGTGGTTTAGGCGATCCGATTAGCTGGTTGTTTGTTGTCATCATGTTTCCAGTAATGATTATTTTTACAAAAAGAAGAGTGGGACATCTGGAAGTCAGGAAGCTTCATTATGAACAGAATATGACCTTTGAAGTAAAAATAGACACGGTGATGCTTAAAGGTACAGGATTAATGGATAGTGGTAATCAACTTCATGATCCCATTTCTAAACATCCTGTCATGATTTTAGATACGACAGAATTTAAGGATCAATTACCGAAAGCGGTTATAGACCTTGCAGCTAACCTTGATCAAATCGGTCAAACTGAAGATGATGAGAACTCATGGATCGATCGTTTGCGGCTGATTCCGTACCGTGTAGTAGGTAGCAGCAACCAATTTCTAGCCGGTATTAAAGCTGATCATGTCTATATTTGGGAGAATGATGTCAAACATGAAACGAAAAACGTTATAGTTGGATTGTCCTTGACGAACATTTCTGGTGAGAGGGATTATAACGCAATTCTTCACCCTAAGATGCTATTGAATGCAAAGGTGACATCCAGTGCTTCTTGA
- a CDS encoding DUF881 domain-containing protein: protein MKIRGKHVIYSLILLITGFMLSFSYQFTKQEERVPTNGEWKREDQLRSRILSIQKENRELLEQLQEKHQVVNEKEEKIAKQEKQSYNLVEEVKKLRKVVGQIPVKGKGIVVTLEDSSYIPDSQDPNDYIVHEAHVRMVIHELYVTGAEAVAINGQRISHKTNINCVGPVINVDGVKHPAPFVISAIGDPDVFWNSLNLTENITDQLVNDGVEVRLEKESSIEMPPFIEREG, encoded by the coding sequence ATGAAGATTAGAGGAAAGCATGTCATCTACTCGCTCATTTTGCTCATAACCGGTTTTATGCTCTCCTTTTCTTATCAATTTACAAAACAAGAAGAACGTGTCCCGACTAATGGCGAATGGAAGAGGGAAGACCAACTAAGATCCCGGATCCTGTCCATCCAAAAAGAAAATAGAGAGCTATTGGAACAACTTCAAGAAAAACACCAGGTTGTAAATGAAAAAGAAGAAAAAATCGCAAAGCAGGAAAAGCAAAGTTACAATTTGGTTGAGGAAGTAAAAAAACTTAGAAAAGTTGTCGGACAAATACCTGTTAAGGGAAAAGGGATTGTCGTAACTCTAGAAGACAGTTCTTATATACCAGATTCACAGGATCCGAACGACTATATTGTCCATGAAGCGCACGTACGTATGGTGATTCATGAGCTTTACGTAACAGGTGCGGAGGCGGTTGCGATCAATGGGCAGCGGATCTCTCATAAAACCAACATCAACTGTGTTGGTCCGGTAATAAACGTTGATGGTGTTAAACACCCAGCGCCTTTTGTAATCTCTGCGATAGGTGATCCAGATGTTTTCTGGAATTCACTGAACCTGACAGAAAATATTACAGATCAACTTGTAAATGACGGGGTGGAAGTTCGCTTGGAAAAGGAGTCATCAATTGAAATGCCTCCGTTTATTGAACGGGAAGGATGA
- a CDS encoding cell division protein FtsQ/DivIB produces MENKKVTTLEDRIPKLKEQRKQKANRRMIFYISFFFLLILVIIYFQSPLSHVQTIEIKGNQLVTEEQIIEKSNIKEDTNFWLVETKAVKKNVEELIQVDQVKVDRQFPSTVMIEVTEYVKVAFVEREGTYLPLLQNGETMPAISDGTVPSNAPVLIDWNKNEALQAMASELKKLQESIRIRISEIHFEPKENDSKRITLFMNDGYEVETRISGFADHMKHYPAIVQALESDEKGVIHLTESVYFNPFVKEEGKVENED; encoded by the coding sequence ATGGAAAATAAAAAGGTAACGACACTTGAAGATCGTATTCCGAAATTAAAAGAGCAACGGAAGCAAAAGGCAAATAGGAGAATGATCTTTTATATTTCATTTTTCTTTTTATTAATATTGGTGATCATTTATTTTCAATCACCATTAAGCCATGTGCAGACAATTGAAATTAAAGGGAATCAGCTTGTTACCGAAGAGCAGATTATCGAGAAAAGTAATATAAAAGAAGACACGAATTTTTGGTTGGTAGAGACGAAAGCTGTAAAAAAGAATGTTGAAGAACTTATACAGGTGGATCAGGTAAAAGTAGATAGACAGTTTCCAAGTACAGTCATGATTGAAGTGACAGAATATGTAAAGGTAGCCTTTGTTGAACGGGAAGGAACATATTTGCCATTACTGCAAAACGGGGAAACGATGCCAGCTATTTCTGATGGAACAGTGCCGAGTAATGCCCCTGTTTTGATTGATTGGAACAAAAATGAAGCATTGCAGGCAATGGCGTCTGAATTGAAGAAATTACAAGAAAGTATTCGAATCAGAATTTCAGAAATCCATTTTGAACCTAAGGAAAATGATTCAAAACGGATTACTCTTTTTATGAACGACGGTTATGAAGTCGAGACAAGGATTTCAGGATTTGCGGATCATATGAAGCATTACCCAGCTATTGTACAGGCGCTAGAATCCGATGAAAAAGGGGTCATCCATTTAACTGAATCCGTCTATTTCAACCCGTTTGTAAAGGAAGAAGGGAAAGTGGAGAATGAAGATTAG
- a CDS encoding YlmC/YmxH family sporulation protein: MIKISEFQIKDVVNVSNGRKLGHIADLEINLSTGKIDAIIIPGAGRMMGFMRKENDIVVPWRDIVKIGKDVILVRFEEQVEGHLTPPGYHNSTKN, from the coding sequence ATGATTAAAATATCCGAATTTCAAATTAAAGATGTAGTAAACGTTTCGAATGGACGAAAACTTGGACATATAGCGGATTTAGAGATTAACCTCAGCACCGGTAAAATCGATGCGATCATCATTCCGGGTGCGGGAAGAATGATGGGCTTTATGAGGAAAGAAAATGATATTGTCGTTCCTTGGAGAGATATCGTAAAAATCGGAAAAGACGTCATTCTTGTCAGGTTTGAAGAACAAGTAGAAGGACATTTGACTCCACCTGGGTATCATAATTCAACAAAGAATTGA
- a CDS encoding DUF881 domain-containing protein, translating into MRRSLVFFGITVIIGFMLAIQFYTIHEPKARDTRDIWELRKDLEKVKKVQQELNSEIYKYERLVDEYTGTDKQGQIETLEKTLKELKKEAGITEVSGQGIILTIEPLLNDEALIGQPAIKIQPELIRRLINELNTYGAQEISIDGERIINTSPIREVNGKTYINDEPLSELPIEVKVISMDAKDLHAEMLTSQSGEDFAREGLRLESALKDIITLPAFEHQIRVKYMQQKEGA; encoded by the coding sequence ATGCGAAGAAGTTTAGTTTTTTTTGGGATTACAGTGATCATTGGCTTCATGCTCGCGATACAATTTTACACGATCCATGAACCGAAAGCTCGTGATACGAGGGATATATGGGAGCTTCGTAAGGATCTGGAAAAAGTAAAGAAAGTCCAGCAAGAATTGAACAGTGAAATTTATAAATATGAAAGACTTGTCGATGAGTATACAGGGACCGATAAACAGGGACAAATTGAAACATTGGAAAAAACATTGAAAGAATTGAAAAAAGAAGCGGGCATTACAGAGGTAAGCGGACAAGGAATCATCTTGACCATCGAACCCTTATTAAATGACGAAGCTTTAATCGGACAACCGGCAATTAAGATTCAACCCGAACTTATCAGACGTTTGATCAATGAATTGAATACGTATGGAGCGCAAGAAATCTCAATCGATGGAGAGAGAATAATCAATACCTCTCCGATCCGTGAAGTAAACGGGAAAACGTACATAAACGATGAGCCTCTTTCTGAATTACCGATCGAGGTGAAGGTAATTTCGATGGATGCAAAGGATTTACATGCTGAAATGCTTACCTCTCAATCAGGTGAAGACTTTGCCCGTGAAGGACTGCGGCTCGAATCTGCACTAAAAGACATTATTACTTTACCTGCTTTTGAACATCAAATCCGTGTAAAATATATGCAGCAGAAGGAGGGTGCGTAA
- the ftsZ gene encoding cell division protein FtsZ, giving the protein MLDFDMNMDGLAKIKVIGVGGGGSNAVNRMIENNVQGVEFIAVNTDAQALNLSRAEVKMQIGSKLTRGLGAGANPDIGKKAAEESKEQIEEALQGADMVFVTAGMGGGTGTGAAPVIAEIAKDIGALTVGVVTRPFTFEGRKRSTHAVGGIEMLKEKVDTLIVIPNDRLLEIVDKNTPMLEAFREADNVLRQGVQGISDLIAVPGLINLDFADVKTIMTSKGSALMGIGVATGENRATEAAKKAISSPLLETSIDGAKGVLMNITGGSNLSLYEVNEAADIVSSASDEDVNMIFGSVINEELKDEILVTVIATGFDDSQGHSKPQQQRPKQSMNNVQNQQPSPQKYSREEPRTQESNRSPKPSQQSDYNDTLDIPAFLRNRNRKR; this is encoded by the coding sequence ATGCTAGATTTTGATATGAATATGGATGGACTCGCAAAAATTAAAGTGATCGGTGTAGGCGGTGGAGGTAGTAACGCTGTCAACCGAATGATTGAAAACAACGTCCAAGGTGTCGAGTTCATTGCTGTAAACACAGATGCTCAGGCTCTTAACCTATCAAGAGCAGAAGTGAAAATGCAAATCGGCTCAAAATTGACACGAGGATTAGGTGCGGGTGCAAATCCGGACATCGGAAAAAAGGCAGCAGAAGAAAGTAAAGAACAAATCGAAGAAGCACTACAGGGCGCAGATATGGTATTTGTTACTGCAGGTATGGGTGGCGGAACCGGTACAGGTGCCGCACCAGTCATTGCAGAAATTGCAAAGGACATCGGCGCATTAACGGTTGGTGTCGTTACACGTCCATTCACATTTGAAGGTCGAAAGCGTTCTACTCACGCAGTGGGTGGTATTGAAATGCTTAAGGAAAAGGTCGACACACTCATCGTCATACCAAATGATCGACTATTAGAAATTGTAGATAAGAATACACCGATGCTCGAAGCATTCAGAGAAGCAGATAATGTACTTCGCCAGGGTGTACAAGGAATCTCGGATTTAATTGCTGTACCGGGGCTAATCAACCTTGACTTTGCTGATGTAAAAACGATTATGACTTCAAAGGGCTCAGCACTCATGGGTATTGGTGTAGCAACTGGAGAAAATCGGGCTACAGAAGCTGCTAAAAAAGCGATATCGAGTCCACTTTTAGAAACTTCAATCGATGGAGCGAAGGGTGTTCTCATGAACATTACCGGAGGATCTAACTTGAGCCTCTACGAAGTAAACGAAGCAGCAGATATCGTTTCGTCCGCTTCCGACGAAGACGTAAATATGATTTTCGGTTCTGTCATAAACGAAGAGTTGAAAGACGAGATCCTAGTAACGGTTATTGCAACTGGGTTTGATGATTCGCAAGGACATTCGAAACCGCAACAACAACGTCCGAAGCAATCAATGAACAACGTACAGAATCAACAACCTAGTCCACAGAAATATTCTCGTGAGGAGCCTAGAACACAGGAAAGTAATCGTTCACCAAAACCCTCACAGCAATCCGATTACAACGATACACTAGATATTCCAGCATTTCTCCGGAATCGTAACCGCAAACGATAA
- a CDS encoding small basic family protein, translating to MWLPVLGLLIGLLLGFMSDLRIPEEYSNYLSIAVLAALDTLFGGIRAQLQKSFDDKVFVTGFFFNIILAASLAFLGVHLGVDLYLAAIFAFGVRLFNNIALIRRLLLTKPTKIQQNEKN from the coding sequence ATGTGGCTTCCTGTGCTAGGATTGTTGATTGGCCTCCTTCTCGGTTTCATGTCTGATTTACGCATACCAGAGGAATATTCGAATTACTTATCGATCGCTGTATTAGCTGCACTTGATACTCTCTTCGGTGGAATACGTGCCCAACTACAAAAATCGTTTGATGATAAAGTTTTCGTCACAGGTTTTTTCTTTAATATCATCCTTGCTGCAAGTTTGGCTTTTCTAGGTGTACATCTTGGTGTAGACTTATATTTAGCAGCAATTTTCGCGTTTGGAGTACGTTTATTCAACAATATTGCTCTCATTCGAAGACTACTCCTTACGAAACCTACGAAAATACAGCAAAATGAGAAGAATTAG
- the murB gene encoding UDP-N-acetylmuramate dehydrogenase, producing MKELVKRLKQANVGTVLENEYMSKHTTLKIGGPADILIEPSSIEGIRKTIEIVMDNNVPWRAIGRGSNLLVSDDGIEGAVIKLGTGLDHLEEEEDEILVGGGYPIIKLSTIMSRKGMSGLEFASGIPGSVGGAVYMNAGAHGSDIAAILTKAHILFEDGTMRWLSKEELDFSYRTSILQRKPGICLEAVLQLDHGDREKIVNLMQKNKDYRKLTQPWNHPCCGSVFRNPLPNHAGQLIESARLKGRTIGGAQISDMHANFIVNVGDAKAKDVLDLIELVKMTIRQEHNVEMETEVELIGRS from the coding sequence GTGAAAGAATTAGTGAAACGCCTGAAACAGGCAAACGTAGGTACCGTATTAGAAAACGAGTACATGTCAAAACATACGACACTTAAAATTGGCGGACCCGCTGATATATTAATAGAACCATCCTCTATTGAAGGAATTAGGAAAACGATTGAAATTGTAATGGACAACAATGTCCCATGGCGTGCAATCGGCAGAGGTTCAAATCTGCTCGTTTCAGACGATGGGATCGAAGGGGCAGTCATTAAACTCGGAACAGGTCTGGATCATCTTGAAGAGGAAGAAGATGAAATTCTGGTTGGTGGCGGCTATCCAATTATCAAATTATCCACGATTATGAGTAGAAAAGGGATGTCGGGACTTGAATTCGCAAGTGGTATTCCCGGATCTGTTGGTGGAGCTGTCTATATGAATGCCGGTGCTCATGGTTCAGATATTGCTGCCATCCTTACGAAAGCCCATATTTTGTTTGAGGACGGTACGATGAGGTGGTTGTCGAAAGAGGAGCTGGATTTTTCATACAGGACCTCGATCCTCCAACGAAAGCCGGGTATATGTTTGGAAGCCGTTTTACAATTGGACCATGGCGATCGAGAAAAGATTGTGAATCTGATGCAGAAAAATAAAGATTATCGCAAATTAACTCAGCCATGGAACCACCCATGCTGTGGAAGTGTATTTCGAAATCCTCTCCCCAATCATGCCGGTCAGCTAATTGAATCAGCTAGGTTGAAGGGTCGCACGATCGGAGGAGCTCAAATTTCGGATATGCATGCCAACTTCATCGTAAACGTTGGAGATGCAAAGGCAAAGGATGTCTTGGATCTTATTGAGCTTGTTAAGATGACAATCCGGCAGGAACACAATGTTGAAATGGAGACAGAGGTTGAACTGATCGGCCGTTCATAA